One Brachybacterium kimchii genomic window carries:
- a CDS encoding M20 metallopeptidase family protein yields the protein MPAPFSLPDGFLADLQALRRDLHAHPEVGLQLPWTQERVLRELEGLGLDGSRLEIIRGRDLTSVVGVLRGGRPGPVTLLRGDMDALPITEATGLPFASTNGAMHACGHDLHVAGLVGAARLLAARIDELPGTVILMFQPGEEGYDGAGRMLAEGLLDVAGERPTSAFGIHVHADSPTGRIGVRGGTLMAAYSILEVTVLGTGGHGSRPQEARDPVPAAAEIVLALQTEVTRRFSVFDPVVVTVGELHAGSAPNVIPDQARLRAGVRTFSAEAVRRAARELPELVRHVAAAHGLEAEVEFREVLPATVNDDAAAEEFARVARDLFGADRVEQLERPRTGSEDFSRVLEAVPGAYGFVGVAADWDPEHPPASNHSAYAMFDDEVLADQALLLATLAWEALTSGR from the coding sequence ATGCCCGCACCCTTCTCCCTCCCCGACGGCTTCCTCGCCGATCTCCAGGCGCTGCGCCGGGATCTGCACGCCCATCCCGAGGTCGGGCTGCAGCTGCCGTGGACCCAGGAGAGGGTCCTGCGCGAGCTCGAGGGCCTCGGGCTCGACGGCAGCCGGCTCGAGATCATCCGGGGCCGCGACCTGACGTCGGTCGTGGGCGTGCTGCGCGGCGGCAGACCGGGACCGGTGACCCTGCTGCGCGGCGACATGGACGCACTCCCCATCACGGAGGCGACGGGCCTCCCGTTCGCCTCGACCAACGGGGCGATGCACGCGTGCGGGCACGACCTGCACGTGGCCGGGCTCGTCGGCGCCGCCCGGCTCCTCGCCGCGCGGATCGACGAGCTGCCCGGCACCGTGATCCTCATGTTCCAGCCGGGCGAGGAGGGGTACGACGGGGCCGGCCGCATGCTCGCCGAGGGACTCCTGGACGTCGCCGGCGAGCGGCCCACCAGCGCCTTCGGCATCCATGTCCACGCCGACTCGCCGACCGGGAGGATCGGCGTGCGCGGAGGCACGCTGATGGCGGCCTACTCGATCCTGGAGGTGACGGTGCTGGGCACCGGGGGCCACGGCTCGCGTCCGCAGGAGGCCCGCGACCCCGTGCCCGCCGCCGCGGAGATCGTGCTCGCCCTGCAGACCGAGGTCACCCGCCGCTTCAGCGTCTTCGACCCGGTCGTGGTCACCGTCGGCGAGCTCCACGCCGGATCCGCCCCGAACGTGATCCCGGATCAGGCGCGGCTGCGCGCCGGCGTGCGCACGTTCAGCGCCGAGGCCGTCCGACGCGCCGCGCGCGAGCTGCCCGAGCTGGTGCGGCACGTGGCCGCCGCCCACGGTCTGGAGGCGGAGGTCGAGTTCCGCGAGGTCCTGCCGGCGACGGTGAACGATGACGCCGCCGCCGAGGAGTTCGCGCGCGTGGCGCGCGACCTGTTCGGCGCGGACCGCGTCGAGCAGCTCGAGCGCCCCCGCACGGGATCCGAGGACTTCTCGCGCGTGCTCGAGGCGGTGCCCGGCGCGTACGGCTTCGTGGGCGTGGCCGCCGACTGGGACCCCGAGCACCCGCCGGCCTCGAACCACTCCGCGTACGCGATGTTCGACGACGAGGTGCTCGCGGACCAGGCGCTGCTGCTCGCGACGCTCGCCTGGGAGGCGCTCACGAGCGGCCGCTGA
- a CDS encoding NAD(P)/FAD-dependent oxidoreductase: MFEFPFGSRRTVPAKDGASWPHVIIIGGGFAGANAVLGLRDTRVRVTLIDRNVYKTFQPLLYQVATAGLNPGDVTMFLRGLSLNVPNMRYRQGEVVGVDPEQKVVRLENGTNSPDELSYDYLVLANGATTTYFGTPGAEEHAMPMYTRSQAIAIRDRVFSELERTSRIEDTDRVHVSIVGGGPTGVEIAGALADFRMQELDILYPEMDPGTLQITLLQRGGELIKEFREEFREYAAEELEARGVELRLGHGVKSVGYDFVELDDGSILESDITVWAAGVAIAETVKDWGLPQDSRGRLDVDENLQVKGFPGVYAAGDIAGGENALPQLAQPAIQSGRAVARMIDADVRAQGKGKKPFHYVDLGTMATIGRRAAITELPDLPIAGSIGLSGTVGWFAWLGVHVTKLLGHRNQRAVSMNLLSLYAGTRATHQPNPVVGEVDSIAAATTFREEAQHRLFGPDKQHS; encoded by the coding sequence ATGTTCGAGTTCCCCTTCGGCAGTCGCCGGACCGTTCCTGCCAAGGACGGCGCGAGCTGGCCTCACGTCATCATCATCGGCGGTGGCTTCGCCGGCGCCAACGCCGTGCTGGGCCTGCGCGACACCCGTGTGCGCGTCACCCTCATCGACCGCAACGTCTACAAGACGTTCCAGCCGCTGCTGTACCAGGTCGCGACCGCGGGCCTGAACCCGGGCGACGTCACCATGTTCCTGCGCGGCCTCTCGCTGAACGTGCCGAACATGCGCTACCGCCAGGGCGAGGTCGTGGGCGTGGACCCGGAGCAGAAGGTGGTCCGCCTCGAGAACGGCACGAACAGCCCCGACGAGCTCTCCTACGACTACCTGGTCCTCGCCAACGGGGCGACGACCACGTACTTCGGCACCCCGGGCGCCGAGGAGCACGCGATGCCGATGTACACGCGCTCGCAGGCGATCGCCATCCGCGACCGCGTCTTCTCCGAGCTCGAGCGCACCAGCCGCATCGAGGACACCGACAGGGTGCACGTCTCGATCGTCGGCGGCGGGCCGACGGGCGTCGAGATCGCCGGCGCCCTCGCGGACTTCCGCATGCAGGAGCTGGACATCCTCTACCCGGAGATGGACCCGGGCACCCTCCAGATCACGCTCCTGCAGCGCGGCGGCGAGCTCATCAAGGAGTTCCGCGAGGAGTTCCGCGAGTACGCGGCCGAGGAGCTCGAGGCCCGCGGCGTCGAGCTGCGCCTGGGCCACGGCGTGAAGTCCGTGGGCTACGACTTCGTCGAGCTCGACGACGGCTCGATCCTCGAGTCCGACATCACCGTGTGGGCCGCGGGCGTCGCGATCGCGGAGACCGTCAAGGACTGGGGTCTGCCCCAGGACTCGCGCGGACGCCTCGACGTCGACGAGAACCTGCAGGTCAAGGGCTTCCCGGGCGTGTACGCGGCCGGTGACATCGCCGGCGGCGAGAATGCCCTCCCCCAGCTCGCGCAGCCCGCCATCCAGTCCGGCCGCGCCGTCGCCCGCATGATCGACGCCGACGTCCGCGCCCAGGGCAAGGGCAAGAAGCCCTTCCACTACGTGGACCTGGGCACCATGGCCACGATCGGGCGCCGCGCCGCCATCACCGAGCTTCCCGACCTGCCGATCGCGGGCTCGATCGGCCTCTCCGGCACGGTGGGCTGGTTCGCCTGGCTGGGCGTGCACGTCACGAAGCTGCTGGGGCACCGCAACCAGCGCGCGGTCTCGATGAACCTGCTGAGCCTGTACGCCGGCACCCGCGCCACCCACCAGCCGAACCCCGTGGTCGGCGAGGTCGACTCGATCGCCGCCGCCACGACCTTCCGCGAAGAGGCCCAGCACCGCCTGTTCGGTCCGGACAAGCAGCACAGCTGA
- a CDS encoding GNAT family N-acetyltransferase: MSAPRLSTSRLSLRRFQPSDRQFVLELHQGPDLRRFIESAVLDTLEDADEWISRSIGQRNPWHGFWCATLHDTTPVAALLLEPVIYSAGQTGDEVEIGWRTHPHHTGHGYATEAGQALLTAVLGEGHERIIAVVAPENLASQAVCRRLGMTYLGRSDRYYDVDLDTFERAH, encoded by the coding sequence GTGAGCGCACCCAGACTCAGCACCAGCCGACTGTCCCTCCGACGATTCCAGCCCAGCGATCGCCAGTTCGTGCTGGAACTCCACCAAGGTCCCGATCTCCGCAGGTTCATCGAGTCCGCAGTCCTCGACACCCTCGAAGATGCGGACGAGTGGATCTCCCGGTCGATCGGTCAGCGCAACCCGTGGCACGGGTTCTGGTGCGCCACCCTCCACGACACAACCCCCGTCGCCGCGCTCCTCCTGGAACCAGTCATCTACTCGGCTGGCCAGACCGGCGACGAGGTCGAGATCGGTTGGCGCACGCACCCGCACCACACAGGCCATGGTTACGCCACCGAAGCGGGCCAAGCACTCCTCACCGCCGTGCTGGGCGAGGGACACGAACGGATCATCGCCGTCGTCGCCCCGGAAAACCTCGCCTCACAGGCTGTCTGCCGACGACTCGGCATGACCTACCTCGGTCGCAGCGACCGCTATTACGACGTCGACTTGGACACTTTCGAGAGGGCGCACTGA
- the ribH gene encoding 6,7-dimethyl-8-ribityllumazine synthase: protein MSGAGAPQLNTDGSDLRVVIVAASWHEQIMNGLIDGAARALEEAKVSSVDLVRVPGSFELPVAALHAAASADAVIALGTVIRGGTPHFEYVCQAATQGLTDVTLRTGIPIGFGLLTCDTEQQALDRAGLAGSIEDKGAEAAEAAVATANVTRRLQEEAESSGRPIGRSASRAGGVGFRIAGVD, encoded by the coding sequence ATGAGCGGAGCAGGAGCGCCCCAGCTGAACACGGACGGCAGCGACCTGAGGGTCGTGATCGTCGCCGCGAGCTGGCACGAGCAGATCATGAACGGACTGATCGACGGCGCCGCGCGCGCCCTGGAGGAGGCGAAGGTCAGCTCCGTGGACCTGGTCCGCGTCCCGGGCTCGTTCGAGCTGCCGGTCGCCGCCCTCCACGCCGCGGCCTCGGCCGATGCGGTCATCGCGCTCGGCACCGTGATCCGGGGCGGCACCCCGCACTTCGAGTACGTGTGCCAAGCCGCGACCCAGGGGCTCACCGACGTCACCCTTCGCACGGGCATCCCCATCGGATTCGGCCTGCTGACCTGCGACACCGAGCAGCAGGCCCTCGACCGTGCCGGTCTCGCGGGCTCCATCGAGGACAAGGGGGCGGAGGCCGCCGAGGCCGCCGTCGCGACCGCCAACGTCACCCGGCGTCTGCAGGAGGAGGCGGAGAGCTCGGGCCGTCCGATCGGCAGGTCCGCGTCCCGCGCCGGAGGCGTCGGCTTCCGCATCGCCGGGGTCGACTGA
- the ribB gene encoding 3,4-dihydroxy-2-butanone-4-phosphate synthase: MSGSTPTTDTTTAGALFPGTREARIDAALVELRAGRPVLVADSEDRENEVDAIISAQLATPRWVGWMVRRTSGYLCAPMPAEIADHLELPLMVPRTEDSLRTAYTVSVDAARGVTTGISASDRATTLRALADPRAVPADLIRPGHVIPLRAVPGGVGERPGHTEAAVDLCRAAGLPPVGAIGELVRDDGEVMRLEEASVLAADEGLVLLTIADLVDGLAGRARDRGRAGQDAGQDESRSVGPAPQASAPARVEHTGSADLPTRHGAFRIHGFRDLRTGADHVALVADPPEHLAEAALASALAPALVRVHSECLTGEAFGSLRCECGPQLEESLRQVAERGGTVIYLRGHEGRGIGLLEKIAAYDLQDHGFDTLTANLERGFEGDLREYGAAAAILRDLGIEHVDLLTNNPQKAQELARHGIDVARTTRLLVGRTPHNARYLRTKAEAMGHLIPLDTTTTPATTTQATATQATATQASTPLTTTGRTPQS, translated from the coding sequence ATGAGCGGTTCGACGCCGACGACGGACACGACGACGGCCGGTGCCCTGTTCCCCGGGACGCGCGAGGCCCGGATCGACGCGGCGCTCGTGGAGCTGCGCGCGGGTCGGCCCGTGCTCGTCGCGGACTCGGAGGACCGTGAGAACGAGGTCGACGCGATCATCTCCGCCCAGCTCGCGACCCCGCGCTGGGTGGGCTGGATGGTGCGGCGGACGTCCGGCTACCTGTGCGCGCCGATGCCCGCCGAGATCGCGGATCACCTCGAGCTGCCGCTCATGGTGCCCCGCACCGAGGACTCCCTGCGCACCGCGTACACCGTGAGCGTCGACGCCGCGCGCGGTGTCACCACCGGGATCTCCGCGAGCGACCGCGCCACCACCCTGCGCGCCCTTGCCGACCCCCGGGCCGTGCCCGCGGACCTCATCCGCCCCGGCCACGTGATCCCGCTGCGCGCCGTGCCCGGCGGCGTCGGCGAGCGGCCCGGGCACACCGAGGCCGCGGTCGATCTGTGCCGTGCCGCGGGCCTCCCGCCCGTCGGCGCGATCGGGGAGCTGGTCAGGGACGACGGCGAGGTCATGCGGCTCGAGGAGGCGAGCGTCCTCGCCGCCGACGAGGGACTCGTGCTGCTCACGATCGCGGACCTCGTCGACGGGCTCGCGGGGCGCGCGCGTGACCGCGGGCGTGCGGGGCAGGATGCGGGGCAGGACGAGTCGCGCAGCGTCGGACCCGCCCCTCAGGCATCAGCGCCGGCTCGTGTCGAGCACACGGGCAGTGCCGACCTGCCGACCCGGCACGGCGCGTTCCGTATCCACGGCTTCCGCGACCTGCGCACGGGCGCCGACCACGTCGCCCTGGTGGCGGACCCGCCCGAACACCTGGCCGAGGCGGCTCTGGCATCCGCGTTGGCCCCGGCACTGGTCCGCGTGCACTCCGAGTGCCTGACGGGGGAGGCGTTCGGCTCCCTGCGGTGCGAGTGCGGGCCGCAGCTCGAGGAGTCGCTGCGCCAGGTCGCCGAGCGCGGCGGCACCGTCATCTACCTGCGCGGGCACGAGGGCCGCGGCATCGGCCTGCTCGAGAAGATCGCCGCGTACGACCTGCAGGACCACGGGTTCGACACCCTCACCGCCAATCTGGAGCGCGGATTCGAGGGCGACCTGCGGGAGTACGGAGCGGCCGCCGCGATCCTCCGCGATCTGGGCATCGAGCACGTCGACCTGCTGACCAACAATCCGCAGAAGGCGCAGGAGCTCGCGCGGCACGGGATCGACGTGGCCCGCACGACCCGGCTGCTCGTCGGCCGCACCCCGCACAACGCCCGCTACCTGCGCACCAAGGCCGAGGCGATGGGGCACCTCATCCCCCTCGACACCACCACGACCCCGGCCACGACAACACAGGCCACCGCAACCCAGGCCACCGCAACCCAGGCCAGCACACCTCTCACCACCACAGGAAGGACACCCCAGTCATGA
- a CDS encoding riboflavin synthase, whose protein sequence is MFTGIVEEIGTLETLTPLPGGEARLQLRGPLAASDARLGDSIAVDGVCLTVVDLTGDGGFAVDAVPETLRRTALRDVAPGARVNLERALRADARLGGHIVQGHVDGVATLRSRRDGGRWVDLVFAIDPALAPLIAEKGAITVSGVSLTVTSAGEDSFGVSLIPATLEATTLGGLVEGGLVNIEVDVLARYVARLQQTGAVGADAPDQAVPDVPDVAEAPDVPEVPEAEAARR, encoded by the coding sequence ATGTTCACCGGCATCGTCGAGGAGATCGGCACCCTCGAGACCCTCACCCCGCTGCCCGGCGGCGAGGCCCGCCTGCAGCTGCGCGGCCCGCTCGCAGCGTCCGACGCCCGCCTCGGCGACTCGATCGCGGTCGACGGCGTGTGCCTCACCGTCGTCGACCTCACCGGCGACGGCGGCTTCGCGGTCGACGCGGTCCCCGAGACCCTGCGCCGCACCGCCCTGCGCGACGTCGCCCCCGGCGCGCGCGTGAACCTCGAACGCGCGCTGCGGGCCGACGCCCGTCTCGGCGGCCACATCGTCCAGGGGCACGTCGACGGCGTCGCTACCCTGCGCAGCCGCCGCGACGGCGGACGCTGGGTCGACCTCGTCTTCGCCATCGATCCCGCGCTCGCACCGCTGATCGCCGAGAAGGGCGCGATCACCGTCTCCGGCGTCTCCCTCACGGTCACCTCCGCGGGCGAGGACAGCTTCGGCGTCTCCCTCATCCCCGCGACGCTCGAGGCCACCACCCTGGGCGGCCTCGTCGAGGGGGGCCTGGTGAACATCGAGGTCGACGTGCTCGCCCGATACGTCGCGCGTCTGCAGCAGACCGGCGCGGTCGGGGCCGACGCGCCTGATCAGGCCGTTCCCGACGTGCCCGACGTTGCAGAGGCCCCCGACGTGCCCGAGGTGCCTGAGGCCGAGGCGGCGCGGCGATGA
- a CDS encoding dihydrofolate reductase family protein, with protein sequence MDRALILAARGPAEDANPRVGCVLFATDGTTLGEGWHRGAGTPHAEVAAIADARSRGGETRGATAVVTLEPCAHTGRTGPCTRALRDAGIARVVFALADPGAASGGGARELAAAGVDVVGGLREEQSRQLLAGWLDQAAPAARDAAGASEPDRAKAPEQASDSEQGPSPEPTTVHLVLKTATSLDGKVAAADGTSRWITGEASRAHAHTVRARTDAIIVGTGTVLADDPSLTARPGTPAHPAPAAPSQPLRVVVGRRDVPEDAAVRGSDGRFLHLRTHDPREVLAALAARGVGHAVIEGGPGLATAFLRAGLIDQVHSYLAPLHLGESGRSAISDLGIPTLADAPRWHTEDVQRLGEDVLLIARRAAPVHASGT encoded by the coding sequence ATGGACCGCGCACTCATACTCGCCGCCCGCGGTCCCGCCGAGGACGCGAACCCCCGCGTGGGCTGCGTCCTCTTCGCGACCGACGGGACGACCCTCGGCGAGGGCTGGCACCGCGGCGCCGGCACGCCCCACGCCGAGGTCGCGGCCATCGCCGACGCGCGCTCCCGAGGCGGCGAGACCCGCGGCGCGACCGCCGTGGTCACCCTCGAACCCTGCGCGCACACCGGCCGCACCGGCCCCTGCACGAGGGCGCTGCGCGACGCCGGGATCGCCCGCGTCGTCTTCGCCCTGGCCGACCCCGGCGCCGCCTCGGGCGGAGGCGCCCGCGAGCTCGCGGCGGCCGGCGTCGACGTGGTGGGCGGCCTGCGGGAAGAGCAGTCGCGCCAGCTCCTGGCCGGCTGGCTCGATCAGGCCGCTCCGGCAGCTCGGGACGCAGCCGGGGCGTCGGAGCCGGACCGGGCGAAAGCCCCGGAGCAGGCATCGGACTCCGAGCAGGGACCGAGTCCCGAGCCGACCACCGTGCATCTCGTGCTGAAGACGGCGACGAGCCTGGACGGCAAGGTCGCCGCGGCCGACGGCACCAGCCGGTGGATCACCGGCGAGGCCTCCCGCGCCCACGCCCACACGGTGCGCGCCCGGACCGACGCGATCATCGTCGGCACCGGCACCGTGCTCGCCGACGACCCGTCGCTCACCGCCCGGCCGGGAACTCCCGCGCACCCCGCTCCCGCCGCGCCGAGCCAGCCGCTGCGCGTCGTCGTCGGACGCCGCGACGTCCCCGAGGACGCTGCGGTGCGCGGCAGCGACGGACGATTCCTGCACCTGCGCACGCACGACCCGCGGGAGGTCCTCGCCGCGCTCGCCGCCCGCGGCGTCGGCCACGCCGTGATCGAAGGAGGGCCGGGGCTCGCCACCGCCTTCCTCCGCGCCGGCCTGATCGACCAGGTCCATTCCTACCTCGCGCCCCTGCACCTCGGGGAGAGCGGCCGATCGGCGATCTCCGACCTCGGCATCCCGACCCTCGCCGATGCCCCGCGCTGGCACACCGAGGACGTGCAGCGCCTGGGCGAGGACGTGCTCCTCATCGCCCGTCGCGCCGCGCCCGTGCACGCCTCGGGGACCTGA
- a CDS encoding cytochrome P450 — protein MSRDPTDSDDARADPSGARADPTGSGADPAGSRRSDRPEERGCPLHSDIPGAGPLGLRSLLRGSRVPGADPGADRPGGSRVPRVWRIRSHAAAREVLRRREGTTQAGFTAEAIPRGRLRRHPILLSDGPGHDAQRRAVGRFFSPQGIERSSAETMEREAVRLVGEAVREGGCDLGQLALLYSVAVSREIVGLTASPLEAMSRRLVRLQRQPDVDLTRPRWGRSLPQWALAAVRGLGPLAAFHLRDVRPAIRRRRRHPADDVISHLLDQGARGADILVECVTYASAGMITTREFLVMACWRLLDDEALRTEFLAGDREEKAAILREIIRLEPVVGHLYRRARETFDVSGCPASADVRPGDLIDVHVRDANADAQVMGEDPLEIRPHRPLPRGVSPAGLSFGAGPHRCPGEHLAITESAVLLEHLLAAAPRLARAPEIAWDDVVAGYRLHGMRVEFPDRVA, from the coding sequence GTGAGCCGCGACCCCACCGACTCCGACGACGCCCGTGCGGACCCCAGTGGCGCCCGCGCCGACCCCACCGGCTCCGGCGCCGATCCTGCCGGCTCCCGACGCTCGGATCGGCCCGAGGAGCGCGGCTGCCCGCTGCACAGCGACATCCCCGGCGCGGGCCCCCTCGGCCTGCGGTCCCTGCTGAGGGGCTCGCGCGTGCCCGGTGCGGATCCGGGCGCTGACCGGCCCGGCGGCTCCCGAGTCCCGCGCGTCTGGCGGATCCGTTCCCACGCGGCGGCGCGCGAGGTGCTCCGGCGCCGCGAGGGCACGACGCAGGCAGGGTTCACCGCGGAGGCGATCCCGCGCGGCCGGCTGCGCCGCCACCCGATCCTGCTGTCCGACGGACCCGGCCACGACGCCCAGCGCCGCGCCGTCGGCCGCTTCTTCTCCCCGCAGGGCATCGAACGCTCCAGCGCGGAGACCATGGAGCGCGAGGCCGTCCGCCTCGTCGGCGAGGCGGTCCGCGAGGGCGGCTGCGACCTCGGTCAGCTCGCCCTGCTCTACTCGGTGGCGGTGAGCCGCGAGATCGTCGGCCTCACCGCCTCGCCCCTGGAGGCGATGTCGCGCCGGCTCGTGCGCCTGCAGCGGCAGCCCGACGTCGACCTCACCCGCCCGCGCTGGGGCCGCTCCCTGCCGCAGTGGGCGCTCGCCGCCGTCCGCGGGCTCGGACCGCTCGCCGCCTTCCACCTGCGCGATGTCCGTCCGGCGATCCGCCGGCGACGCCGACACCCCGCCGACGACGTGATCAGCCACCTTCTCGACCAGGGCGCGCGTGGCGCCGACATCCTCGTCGAATGCGTCACCTACGCGAGCGCAGGGATGATCACCACCCGCGAGTTCCTCGTGATGGCGTGCTGGCGCCTCCTGGACGACGAGGCGCTGCGCACGGAGTTCCTCGCCGGCGACCGCGAGGAGAAGGCCGCGATCCTGCGGGAGATCATCCGGCTCGAGCCCGTGGTCGGGCACCTCTACCGCCGTGCCCGGGAAACCTTCGACGTGTCCGGATGCCCCGCGTCGGCCGACGTCCGGCCCGGTGACCTGATCGACGTCCACGTCCGGGACGCCAACGCGGACGCGCAGGTCATGGGGGAGGATCCGCTCGAGATCCGGCCCCACCGCCCGCTGCCGCGCGGGGTCTCGCCCGCCGGTCTCAGCTTCGGCGCCGGGCCCCATCGCTGCCCCGGCGAGCACCTCGCGATCACCGAGTCGGCGGTGCTGCTGGAGCATCTGCTCGCTGCCGCTCCGCGCCTCGCACGCGCCCCCGAGATCGCCTGGGACGACGTCGTCGCCGGATACCGCCTGCACGGCATGAGGGTCGAGTTCCCCGACCGCGTCGCCTGA
- a CDS encoding polyprenyl synthetase family protein — protein MSSEAMEEIDAVEDHVDAAAHDVRVPGDLRLAGDLPARSGDLVMDVSEDVRRATARLMDEGSRRARRHGAEVLQLWELAAAQLQGGKLLRPRLLLETFDALSADLPSRTGRPVAERAGAVRLAAALEVLHFAFLLHDDVIDNDLTRRGRANLVGALIAQGSGSDSDSDPDSGSDSGPAGPDSDSGSVGTGDRRSHWARSTAVLVGDQMLALAHQVVARVDLPRSERLALLDALGDAVAESAVGEFLDVSLSDGFVAPETDVIAEMTRTKTATYSFELPLRAACVLAGAPEPAREALTSAGRHLGIAFQHQDDALSVFGSAAEHGKDPSSDLREGKQTAITDFARGTSDWPRIEAALGRADLCAPDGRHVRSLLADCGAEAHVQALVAREVAQARAVLAEAQDVVPAPAARVLGAVIEELDGRLR, from the coding sequence ATGAGCAGCGAGGCGATGGAGGAGATCGATGCCGTCGAGGACCACGTCGACGCCGCGGCGCACGACGTCCGCGTCCCGGGGGATCTCCGCCTGGCCGGAGACCTCCCCGCCCGCTCCGGCGATCTCGTGATGGACGTGAGCGAGGACGTCCGCCGGGCGACGGCACGACTGATGGACGAAGGGTCCCGGCGCGCACGCCGTCACGGGGCGGAGGTCCTGCAGCTCTGGGAGCTCGCCGCCGCGCAGCTCCAGGGAGGGAAGCTGCTGCGGCCGCGTCTGCTGCTGGAGACCTTCGACGCCCTGAGCGCGGACCTTCCCTCGCGCACAGGCCGGCCCGTCGCCGAGCGCGCCGGGGCGGTGCGTCTCGCCGCGGCGCTCGAGGTGCTCCACTTCGCCTTCCTCCTCCACGACGACGTCATCGACAACGACCTCACCCGGCGCGGCCGCGCCAACCTCGTCGGCGCCCTGATCGCCCAGGGCTCCGGCTCGGACTCCGACTCGGACCCGGATTCGGGGTCGGACTCGGGCCCGGCGGGGCCGGACTCGGACTCGGGCTCGGTCGGGACGGGCGACCGGCGCAGCCACTGGGCCCGCAGCACCGCTGTCCTGGTCGGCGACCAGATGCTCGCCCTCGCCCACCAGGTGGTCGCGCGCGTCGACCTCCCCCGCTCCGAGCGTCTCGCGCTGCTGGACGCCCTGGGCGATGCCGTCGCCGAGTCCGCCGTCGGCGAGTTCCTCGACGTCTCGCTCAGCGACGGCTTCGTCGCCCCCGAGACGGACGTGATCGCGGAGATGACCCGCACCAAGACGGCCACCTACAGCTTCGAGCTCCCCCTGCGCGCGGCCTGCGTCCTGGCCGGCGCCCCCGAGCCCGCGCGCGAGGCGCTCACGAGCGCCGGACGGCACCTGGGCATCGCCTTCCAGCATCAGGACGACGCCCTCTCCGTGTTCGGGTCCGCCGCCGAGCACGGCAAGGACCCCAGCTCCGACCTGCGCGAGGGCAAGCAGACGGCGATCACCGACTTCGCCCGCGGCACCTCGGACTGGCCGCGCATCGAGGCGGCGCTGGGACGTGCGGACCTGTGCGCTCCCGACGGTCGGCACGTGCGCTCCCTGCTCGCGGACTGCGGCGCCGAAGCGCATGTGCAGGCGCTCGTGGCACGGGAGGTGGCGCAGGCGCGCGCCGTCCTGGCGGAGGCCCAGGACGTCGTTCCCGCACCCGCCGCCCGCGTGCTCGGCGCCGTGATCGAGGAGCTCGACGGGAGGCTGCGGTGA
- a CDS encoding MarR family winged helix-turn-helix transcriptional regulator produces the protein MTEPGTSDTAAPESPASARGRRPWRVHDLAASDPDGELADRSGLDESAEHEIDELMAALVALRRAEEELSTASRAFMDLGATDMRALHYLIAAAHTGELATPGALGEHLGISSGATTKLLDRLARGGHITRGHHPADRRAVTIAVSPATRRAAMDSMGRQQAGRVRAAARLSSEERGTVTRFLLDMAGELSPAGLDWAEGSTRSAGAPHAR, from the coding sequence ATGACCGAGCCCGGCACGAGCGACACCGCCGCACCCGAGTCCCCCGCGAGCGCCCGCGGACGTCGGCCCTGGCGCGTCCACGACCTCGCCGCGAGCGATCCCGACGGGGAGCTCGCCGACCGCTCGGGACTCGACGAGTCCGCCGAGCACGAGATCGACGAGCTGATGGCGGCGCTCGTCGCCCTGCGCCGGGCCGAGGAGGAGCTCTCCACCGCATCGCGGGCCTTCATGGACCTCGGCGCGACGGACATGCGCGCGCTGCACTACCTCATCGCCGCAGCCCACACGGGTGAGCTGGCGACGCCGGGAGCCCTCGGCGAGCACCTGGGCATCTCCTCGGGCGCGACCACGAAGCTGCTGGACCGGCTCGCCCGGGGCGGGCACATCACGCGCGGGCACCACCCCGCGGACCGTCGGGCGGTGACGATCGCCGTCTCCCCCGCGACCCGCCGCGCGGCGATGGACTCGATGGGCCGCCAGCAGGCGGGGCGAGTGCGCGCCGCTGCGCGTCTGAGCTCGGAGGAGCGCGGGACCGTCACCCGCTTCCTGCTCGACATGGCCGGCGAGCTGTCCCCTGCAGGGCTGGACTGGGCGGAGGGCTCGACGAGGAGCGCTGGAGCACCGCATGCACGGTGA
- a CDS encoding lycopene cyclase domain-containing protein: MHGEYLILLGLCLLVTLPLEFVIGARVHRSPRRLLAALLPTAIIFLAWDYVGIHRHHWWYDPAKISGITLPGGMPLEELLFFLVIPICALLTLEAVEILLGRIRRRTRRRARPADEETRSRSA; this comes from the coding sequence ATGCACGGTGAGTACCTGATCCTGCTGGGGCTGTGCCTGCTGGTGACGCTGCCGCTCGAGTTCGTCATCGGAGCGCGCGTGCACCGCAGCCCGCGCCGTCTGCTCGCGGCCCTGCTCCCCACCGCGATCATCTTCCTGGCCTGGGACTACGTGGGGATCCACAGGCATCACTGGTGGTACGACCCCGCGAAGATCTCCGGGATCACCCTGCCCGGCGGCATGCCGCTCGAGGAGCTGCTGTTCTTCCTGGTGATCCCGATCTGCGCGCTGCTCACGCTCGAGGCCGTGGAGATCCTCCTCGGCCGGATCCGCCGACGGACCCGCCGTCGGGCCCGCCCCGCCGACGAGGAGACGAGGAGCCGGAGTGCCTGA